AATACCTGTCGCAGTTAAAGCCATTGAAGCCTCCGTTGAACCAATTAATCATCTAAAATAATAGCTGCATAAATCAAAGCTAAAACTAAAGTCAGTATTTATACAAAGAATTAAACTTCAATTCTCATCAAAACACCTGAAACCTCACTAATTTTTTGAGCCAGTTTTAAAGCTTCTTCGCTTGGTATCTGTCTAATAATATCACCAGACTCAATATCCTGAACTTTAATAACTTGTTTACCTGAATCATCATCAACCGAGAACTTTAACCCTTTTTGCATCATAGCAACCATATCGGTCAAATCTGCGGCGACTTGTTTTAATTGTTCGTTATTAGGCTCTTTTTGCATTAACTGAGTCGTGGACTCATTATTGTTAATCGTATTCACAGAAGACAAATCATTAGTTTTGCTTTGTTCAGAAGCAGGCTGGTTTGTAGCTGACTGAGTAGCTACATCAACCTTACTAAAATCAGTATTCATAGCAAAGTGAGCAGTATTATTGTTAATTTCCATGATACACCTCAATTTACCTTAGATAATAGAGTATAAATCTCTATTATGCTTAAACAACAAAGGGAGTTCCATAATGGACCTCCCTAAAGCATAGCTAATAATTAACTAACTAAAGTAGCGATAGAGCGATCTGAGGCAACTGGTTAGCCTGGGCTAACATTGCTGAGCCAGTTTGCTGTAGTACTTGGTTTTTAGTCATTGTTGAAGTTTCTTTTGCAAAGTCAACATCCACAATACGACTTTTTGCATCAGCAACGTTAGCTTGTGTATTTGCACTGTTACTAATGTTATATGCTAAACGGTTTTGGATAGCACCAAGGTCAGCTCGTTGGGTATCAATAACTTTAATTGCAGCATCAATTTTACCAAGGGCAGAGTTACGTCCAGCTGATGAAGTGACAATTAAAGAACCAACAGACAAAGTTGTAGCATCGGTTTTCTTTACTTTAATGGTAATATCTTCACCATCTTGATGGCCTACTTGGAAAAGTTTACCAGCAGAAAAGCCACCAGCCATTAACTTTGTATTACCAAAAGCAGTAGTTGTACCAATTGCAGTAATTTCACTTGCTAGCTGAGTAATTTCAGCTTGAATTGAAGTTAAATCGTCCGCACTGTTTGCACCGTTTTCAGATTGAACAGCCAAGTCACGCATACGTTGTAGCATATTTGTCTGTTCTTGCATTGCACCTTCAGAAATCTGTGCAATAGATATCGCATCGTTTGCATTACGCATACCGACTGATAAACCGCTAACTTGAGAGTTCAAACGGTTAGAGATAGCCAGACCTGCGGCATCATCTTTAGCGCTGTTAATGCGCAAACCGCTAGATAGACGCTCCATAGAAGTTGCAAGTGCACCACTTGATGAATTCAAGTTTTTCTGAGCTTTTAGCGACGTTACGTTAGTGTTTACTGTGATAGCCATGATTGCTTCCTCATATTGTTTCTGACTTGAGAGATGCCTGCATGCTTTATCTCAAGTCAAACAGGTCTTGCTCGTTACAATATATTTAACGGCTACAATCTTTTTATCTTTAGTTTTTTTTTAATCTTTTTATAAGTAATTAATAAATATTTTACTTATTAACTTAGAACATATAAAATCGGCTTCTATTAAGAAGCCGATTTTATAAATGCGTTATTACTAACCCAATAATGACAATGCAACTTGAGGTAACTGATTAGCCTGTGCAAGCATTGCAGAGCCGGTTTGTTGAAGTACCTGGTTTTTCGTCATAGTGGATGTCTCTTTAGCAAAATCGACATCAACAATACGACTTTTTGCATCAGCGACGTTAGCTTGTGTGTTAGCACTGTTGCTAATGTTGTGACCCAAACGGTTTTGGACTGCACCCAGAGCTGCTCGTTGAGTATCAAATTTTTTTAATCGCTGCATCAATCTTGCCTATTGCCGAGTTACGGCCAGCGGAAGTTAATACCGTTAACGCTCCCACAGAAAGCGAAGTTGAATTATTAGTATTTACAGTAACAGTGACATCCTCACCGTCTTGATGACCTACCTGGAATAATTTACCAGCAGAGAAGCCACCCGTCATCAATTTAGTATTACCAAATGCAGTACTGTTACCAATTGCGGTTATTTCTGTAACAAGCTGATCCATTTCAGCTTTTAGTGCTGTTAAATCATCTGTGCTATTGGCACCGTTTTCAGACTGAATTGCTAAGTCACGCATACGTTGCAGCATATTGGTTTGTTCTTGCATTGCGCCTTCAGCGATTTGAGCTATCGAGATGGCATCATTTGCATTACGCATACCGACTTCTAAACCACGAACTTGAGAGTTTAAGCGGTTAGAAATAGCCAAACCAGCAGCATCATCTTTGGCACTGTTGATTCTTAATCCACTTGAAAGACGTTCCATTGACGTATTTAACTGCCCAGTAGATATGTTTAAGTTCTTCTGTGCTTTCATAGAAGTAACGTTGGTATTAACTGTAATAGCCATAAATAATTCCTCATTCCTAGTTTTGTTGCCAAGACTGTGGAGCTTGGCTAAATTTTACAATTTAACGTGATTGCTTATTGTTAGATGTAATCAAACAATGAAAGCGAACCCACTTTACTAAACACACTCGATACCGCATTAAGTGCAAGCTGTTGTTTTTCAAACTCGGTCATAGCCTCGGCATAATCTAAATCTTCAAGAATAGACAACGTGCTGCTATTAATAATTTTCTCTTCTGAATGATTTGTAGAAATACTCTCTAAACCTTTCAAATTATTACCAGCGATCCCTCTTGCCGTACTGACTTGATTTTGACCACTATCTATATCATTCAATAGTTGTGCCAACTTTGATTTCCCTTGAGGACTATTTGTCGATTCGGGAGTTTCTAACAATGCTAATGCTTTGCTAAATGAATCAAAGATACTGACAGTTTCCATTGGTTCCATGGTAAAAGAGTCGCCCGCTGCTGGGGTTCCGCTTAATTTCACCTCTATACCATTGAAAGAAACAGGATTGGTAGCATCAAAATTAGTTACGGTAGTAACTGTCCCGCCCCCTGAATTTAATACTTGGAGATCAACCCCAGTGCCATTGGGAGTGAAATTAAATGTATATGTATCAGAAACATGCGTTGCTTGATTCGTTATTTTGGCACTTGAAACAGCAAAGTCACCTTGCTGAGAAGACAAATAATTGACACCATAGTCCCCCATAGGGTTAACCGAATTCATAAAGGCTAAATCACCGGGAATATTTGTCGGTATCGCAACGCCAGATGCCACAACACTTTTTCTGACACCAGAATCACCGCTGTAAACAATTTCATTATTGGTATCAAAAGCAAAAGGTTGTGAATTGGTTTTGTTTCCTGCAAACATGTAGTTACCAGATTCATCCTTACTATTAGCGATTGAAACTAGCTCCTCGAGGCTCGCTCTCATTTCATCGGCAACCATTTGCCGCTCAACGGGACTAAGGCTGCCGTTTGCACCTCGTAATAATTGTTCACGCATGGATGAAATTAACGTCTCCGCACTACCAATTTTACTTTCACTGATAGACAGGTGATTAGTTGCATAATCAACATTCTTTGAATATTGATCCACCAAGGCATTTTTTTGCTTTAAGTTATCAATACCAATGGCTGCAACAGGATCGTCACCTGCTGTATTGACTTTTTTACCACTCGTAATCTGCGC
The Shewanella vesiculosa DNA segment above includes these coding regions:
- a CDS encoding flagellar protein FlaG — its product is MEINNNTAHFAMNTDFSKVDVATQSATNQPASEQSKTNDLSSVNTINNNESTTQLMQKEPNNEQLKQVAADLTDMVAMMQKGLKFSVDDDSGKQVIKVQDIESGDIIRQIPSEEALKLAQKISEVSGVLMRIEV
- a CDS encoding flagellin — protein: MAITVNTNVTSLKAQKNLNSSSGALATSMERLSSGLRINSAKDDAAGLAISNRLNSQVSGLSVGMRNANDAISIAQISEGAMQEQTNMLQRMRDLAVQSENGANSADDLTSIQAEITQLASEITAIGTTTAFGNTKLMAGGFSAGKLFQVGHQDGEDITIKVKKTDATTLSVGSLIVTSSAGRNSALGKIDAAIKVIDTQRADLGAIQNRLAYNISNSANTQANVADAKSRIVDVDFAKETSTMTKNQVLQQTGSAMLAQANQLPQIALSLL
- the flgL gene encoding flagellar hook-associated protein FlgL, translating into MRISTGQMFQQSTKSILDKQSATNTILAQITSGKKVNTAGDDPVAAIGIDNLKQKNALVDQYSKNVDYATNHLSISESKIGSAETLISSMREQLLRGANGSLSPVERQMVADEMRASLEELVSIANSKDESGNYMFAGNKTNSQPFAFDTNNEIVYSGDSGVRKSVVASGVAIPTNIPGDLAFMNSVNPMGDYGVNYLSSQQGDFAVSSAKITNQATHVSDTYTFNFTPNGTGVDLQVLNSGGGTVTTVTNFDATNPVSFNGIEVKLSGTPAAGDSFTMEPMETVSIFDSFSKALALLETPESTNSPQGKSKLAQLLNDIDSGQNQVSTARGIAGNNLKGLESISTNHSEEKIINSSTLSILEDLDYAEAMTEFEKQQLALNAVSSVFSKVGSLSLFDYI